One stretch of Acidimicrobiia bacterium DNA includes these proteins:
- the hpt gene encoding hypoxanthine phosphoribosyltransferase gives MELEILIDRDAIAARVEELAEEINRDYADADELVLVGVLKGSFIFLSDLSRRITVPHRVEFISVSSYGDEKSEVPGAVRLIMDVRHDIGGQHVLIVEDIVDTGHTLAYLERLFAAREPASLKACALVRKPDRAEVDVAIDYVGFDILDVWVVGYGLDFAERHRTLPDIRILPRS, from the coding sequence GTGGAACTTGAGATCCTCATCGACCGGGACGCCATCGCGGCGCGGGTGGAGGAGTTGGCTGAGGAGATCAACCGGGACTACGCCGACGCCGACGAGCTGGTACTCGTCGGGGTTCTCAAGGGATCCTTCATCTTCCTGAGCGACCTGTCCCGCCGCATCACCGTGCCCCATAGGGTGGAGTTCATCTCGGTGTCTTCCTACGGGGACGAGAAGAGCGAGGTCCCTGGCGCGGTGCGGCTCATCATGGACGTCCGCCACGACATCGGAGGTCAGCACGTCCTGATCGTCGAAGACATCGTCGACACCGGCCACACCCTCGCCTACCTGGAGCGGCTGTTCGCCGCCCGCGAGCCGGCCTCGCTCAAGGCGTGTGCGCTGGTGCGCAAGCCGGACCGCGCCGAAGTGGACGTCGCCATCGACTACGTGGGGTTCGACATCCTCGACGTGTGGGTGGTCGGCTACGGCCTCGACTTCGCCGAGCGGCACCGCACGCTGCCCGACATCCGCATCCTCCCCAGGAGCTGA